One Natator depressus isolate rNatDep1 chromosome 6, rNatDep2.hap1, whole genome shotgun sequence DNA window includes the following coding sequences:
- the LOC141989127 gene encoding olfactory receptor-like protein COR4 yields MAGGNCTTVTEFILTGLTDRLELQVPLFAVFLVIYGITLVWNLGMMVLIRIDPRLHTPMYFFLKNLSLVDVCYSTVITPKMLMSFLAERKAISYTACIIQYFSFILFVISECLLLAVMAYDRYVAICTPMLYTVIMSPNHCLWLAAGSYLWAFLNSVIHTSGLLRLSYCHSNILNHFFCDINPLLKLSSSSTYVNELLVFLFGSLIEVISIGIILISYILIIATVLQIRPTDSRCKAFSTCTSHLTAVSIFHGTILFMYFRPSTSYVLDTDKMASVFYTVVIPMLNPLIYSLRNKDVTDALRRAIKTKLRAHFPPKGVLIGQPNPSTAALHT; encoded by the coding sequence ATGGCTGGAGGAAATTGTACGACAGTGACTGAGTTCATTCTCACAGGACTGACAGATCGTCTGGAGCTGCAGGTCCCTCTCTTCGCGGTGTTCCTAGTGATCTATGGTATCACCCTAGTGTGGAATCTGGGAATGATGGTTTTAATCAGGATCGACCCCCgacttcacacccccatgtacttcttcctcaAGAATTTGTCCCTCGTGGATGTCTGTTACTCCACAGTCATCACACCCAAGATGCTGATGAGCTTCTTAGCCGAGAGGAAAGCTATTTCCTACACAGCTTGCATCATCCAATATTTTAGCTTCATATTGTTTGTCATCTCTGAGTGCCTTCTGCTGGCAGTAATGGCATATGACCGTTATGTAGCCATCTGTACCCCGATGCTGTACACGGTCATCATGTCACCAAATCACTGCCTATGGCTGGCGGCTGGTTCATATCTATGGGCCTTCCTGAACTCTGTGATACACACAAGCGGTTTGCTAAGATTATCCTACTGCCACTCCAATATCCTGAATCATTTTTTCTGTGATATCAACCCACTTCTAAAGCTCTCCTCTTCTAGCACCTATGTCAACGAGCTACTTGTTTTCCTCTTTGGCAGTCTGATAGAGGTGATCAGCATTGGGATCATCCTCATCTCATACATCTTAATTATTGCAACTGTGCTGCAGATCCGCCCCACCGACAGCAGGTGCAAAGCCTTCTCTACCTGCACCTCCCACCTGACGGCTGTCTCCATCTTCCACGGGACAATTCTCTTCATGTACTTCCGACCCAGCACCAGCTACGTGCTGGACACGGACAAAATGGCCTCTGTGTTCTACACGGTGGTGATCCCCATGctgaaccccctcatctacagcttGAGGAACAAGGACGTGACGGATGCCCTGAGGAGAGCAATAAAGACAAAATTGAGGGCCCATTTTCCCCCAAAGGGTGTCTTAATAGGACAACCAAATCCTTCAACGGCTGCTCTGCACacatag